aaataatgccaataaatatatttacaggATCTTGAAAACGTATGATTGAGcctcaattataatatatgtatatatgttgtgTGTTATGCGCGTCATCATGTGTCTATGCTTATGTGTGCATGTATCTGTGTACATATGccgtgtatacatatatacatacatatatgcaatACATCCAATGTTGTTGCTgatagatattaataaaatgataaattaaagattatctcATTTATATGAGATTAATCGGCTGACGGCTGacaaaaatacacaatttccGAGACACATCGTGTCTATTATAATCTATCTTATATATTCTCTATATGGAGATAGGTGTCATATATTGCAAGTATAAACTAATGACTGCACGACTGCATAGATAGCTTATTGAATTGCTTGACTTTCTTCACTTAACTTATCGTATTTTTAACACATTTGCTCTGCAAGGTTATATAAAACGTGTTAACAATAATACGAATGATGACAAGAATTGAATGTCGCGACGGTTTTATCGACTATACCTCTTTGAGCATTGCTTGACATTCACGCGATATATATGGAACGAAGCAAACTTTATCTTATAACAGGATTGCGCATAATTCACTATTTGCTGATTTAcatggtaataataatatattttggcacaatttcttattttcgcAACTTAAAAAAGACTATTAAAGTaacacttaaataattatatacttaaaaataactgAGAAAATATCCCATATCTATGTGGCGCACTGCTTGTTAAcctattcattaattatttaatttattaattgaaaaaagagTATGTAGTCTTTTCATATATTGTAACTTTATTTGTTAGCCTCATATATATGTGTGGGAGTTTATATAGGATTTTGCttgcaaaatatctttaaagaatttaaaaatacgtaataaataaataataatataatattattaataataacattattaaaataattcttaaattctatattatagGCTATTTTTGCGACATTTCAGCCTTATTTTTACCCAGTTGCGATACCCAGAGACTAAATACAGTTaccgataaaacaaaatacagTTACATGACTAAATACATGTAAGTAGTAAATGCAGAAACGGGTTTGATTATCTTTGACTAAATTTTCGGCTTATCGCCTATGTTTGCCTATAAAGGCCTGAGCTTGAGTTTCATTATGACAAAGCACAACTCTATGGAGGCCGTAATATAAAgtgaatgagagagagagaaagagagagagagagagagaaagagagagagagagagaaagaggaaaagacACGAGTATTGCAGCACATTACCAAAAGTTAATACCGCGTTGATTCCGACTCTGTCGGAAGAATACGTACCTTTATACAGAGTCGTGCTTATGACATTCGATAGCCTCTGCGAAACCTGACAACTTGTGATTCCGAAGACCAATTTATACAAAGTTTCTTCCCTTGGTCCTCTTGTAGGAAATGTTGCTCGCTGTGCGTTCGACTCGCTATTACAAAATTCTCGGCACATAAGTATGCATATAGAAAAAGTTGACAGCCAAatgtatttaaacaaatacaaacgatttatacccatttttaatttttcgtctTGACAACGCATTCGCAgcaaattttctcttttccgcACAACCACATTCATCTTATCGACATGGTAATTTCCAACGATGCTTAAACGCATGGATATCGCATAGGATCGCGTAAACCGGTTTCGAGAAAAGAGAGCCATGCAATTTGACGACTCCTCTTGCTGCGCGATATTGGCATCACCGAAACTTTAGCTGACTGGCGACAATCGCAAATATCTCTATGAATAAAAGCATGTCCTCGAAGATTTTTTTGTCGCGCCATTCTGTTCAGCATTGAACGCCGCAGTTTTCTTGGCCTTTGTCGAGAAGGGCCTGAGGCGCATAAAGAGATAGGCCGATAGCACGCACGAGAAAAACAAAACGGCGAGTAATACGATAAGAGTAATTGCGAATCCAGGAGTGGTCATGCAAATCATGGTTGAACTGGACGTGTTCTCGTAGCGTTGCGGGAATACCATTGTCGGGCCATTTAGCTCGCCACCGATGCTCTCATCGCCGATGGAGAAGGTCAGGTCGCCCGTCGAGACCACTCGAATGATCCGATTTACACCCACAGCCTTTTGCGGATTGTGTGCAATTTCTCGAGATTTTCTCCTTCTTTCATCGCGGGGTCGTCCGGCCGCCGCTTGTAAGTAGGCTTCCAACGGTAGCGGGATTGAAGGCGGAAGTCCGTATCCACCGACGTCAGGGTGTCCGACGTTTGTCGGAGAGTGATGATGATGATTCTCCAAAAGACCCTGATTATCTAAGAGCGACGACGACTCTGAACACTGGTCCGGACATTGGTATCGGCAGATCTGTATGGTGCACTGGAAGTGAACTTCCATGGAGTCTGGAAATTTGAATGCCTGGAAATGCGCGTACGACAGCACGGACGCCGAGGCGCCAAAGTTCTTGATCTTGGTGAATCTGGACATTAATTTTGGTCGCGTGATACAGCCTCGCTGGTCCACTAGCTGTATCGGTGCACGCTTGCCGTCGTGCGCCATGCAGTTTCTCACGAGCATATCGAACTTGGAGTCATCGTCTTTGATCGCGAGCACCATCGTCATTGTCTGACCGATCTTGACGAGACCCGAGACCTCGGAAGCCCATGGTCCTTTACCGACCTGTATCTGCATCCAACATCCCACGTTGTCACCGGCGAAATCCGCGCGGACTACATCCAGCATGTCCACGGGAAACGGACGAAAGGTAACCGACTTTTCGTAGAGATCGTGCCAGGTGCAGCGCAATTTACGCGCTTGATCCCAGACCTCCTGCACCTGAGGATCGTATTGCACCACTATAATGTTTTCAAAGTATGTGCCAGATCCGGACTCGGCGCCGTAGCCGTACAATCCATTCTCCGTGTTGCCGGCTGTGCCGCACGTATGTATACTGATCTCAAAGTTGACGGACGTGCGACCTAATCCCTCCGGTAAATGGACGCAGTTGACATTGCTGTAGTGGCCCTTACTGAAGACTATGCCGTAGAACGGCTTATCGAAGCCCAAATAAACCTTCATCAGATTTTTCTCGCATTTTACGTCCAGCGACACAATCTTCGGCATATCGGGCGTTGACACTGGCCAAGGCTCGACACCGACCGCAGTGGTGATACCACCGCCAGTTGTATAAATCTTATCCATAGCTTGCGATTGCACTTTAGAAggcggcaacggcggcggTGGGCCATGATAAGCGACATTATGGTGTGGACGTGGTAGACCTAACGCACCTCGATTCGGTGGGAGTAAAGGATGACCTCGAAGTCCACCTAGTTTATAGTGATTTCCGCCGGTATCCTTGTCCACTATGGTATCCAATGCCAATTGATCGGAATTATTTAACTCGTTATCCTGTCGATTTAATGCTGAATTTTCATTTCGATTATCTTCTCCCGAAATTGCCTCTACAACCTCTACTTCTTCGGCTCGAGCCAGCTGTAAGAAAAAGTACACGcgctataataaataaattaggtTCAATTTTTGTCTCAGACTCTAGAATTTGTTACATTTCTGCGAAACTAGTCCCCTACGTATTTATACATTGCGAGAGCGTCTCTGCTTCTGTTTCTTACATTTcactaattatttatacatttcacGTGTTGACGATTGATTCAAAGTGTTTGCATTATGTCGATGTGTCattcatgaattttatttttagcacaAATCGCGCCGATGTACATACGGATGTCATTTCAGATACTAATTTTGATATGTATACCGAAAAAACGGCCGTGCAACGGTATCCGCTTCTCACGCGCTCAATGAATAACTTAAGTGTGTCAAGCTCGACGGAATCGCGGTGCGTCGAGAAACACGGTGTGGGCTCGATCGTTCGATTATCGGATCGGACAAATGGAGCGATCGTCGAAAGAGTTATTTCCGGTGGCACGAGAGCCGGAGGGCAACATGGTACACGGAGgagaggggggagagagagcgcgcgcgcgcaagagagagagagagagagagagagagagaaagagagagagacgacgGTGAACCGCCGACGGCGACAAACCTGTTCGGAGTATTCAACGAATGTGGAGTTCGAGGATTCGATCGAGATGGTGGGGATAAGGGGGTTGCGGGGTAAAGAGCTCGCGATGGAATAGGAGCATTGAGTCGTATGTGTATAGAACTCTACGTATAGTGGCTGATTGCGTCACGTGTGACCTTAGGGCATAACGGACCACCCGTGTCTTTAGCCGCGGGTCAATCGACCGGTTTCGCGCGCACATGTTTGGCGGCTCTTCTTCTCGCCCCTATTACCTGTCCGTCCACTTGTCCCGTCATGGATTTTCAATGTCCACGTCCCATAATTCAATGAAGATGTAGTCATTTGCGCGGATATCGCGCCATCGATTGGtatcgacgacgacgaatcTCGATAGATATCGTgtacaattaacaatttatcacGGCAACTTGATCTAAATAGTAAACCatgttatataacaatatattttaatcatttattttttgttccaCGAGACATTTTAGACATTACACTTAATGTTTCATCTTGCGATGGCTCGATACTGATCTATTCATTCAAATCAAAAAGATAGAGTTAGCAACGTTTATCTGTAAATGAATGTACATTGCAGTAAGGATTGATTACGATAGTCGTTGTCAAGATACAATTGTATTTATGAAACAGACGGGACGGATGGTcgaatatttgcaataaatttttttcaagccTATCTATCCAAAAGTGATAATTAGATGATGATAGAACGAGTGGTAAAACAATAATCTGTACAATTCACAAAAATGTCAACAAGACATGAAAGGAATAGACAAGGAAATATCGCAATGAAGAAATAGGTGCGCACCGATTACATTGACCAGTTCCAGTTTTATCGCCACGTTCTTCCACAAAGTTAACGATAATCATTGTACGTTGAGAAGTTGAGCGAGAAATAAAGGAGACGCGTGCATCGTCGATCGTGTTGGGCCACAGGAATGCAGGACGAAAAGGGTACACCGATTGTgtgtgcacgcgcgcgcgaagaaACCGGTCGTTCCGCGCGCGAGATTTTTGCGCACCACCTTGTAAGAGAACGACCCGACGCGCAATGAAACGTTACTTGGATCCACAGTAGACAGTGGACGAGCCAGAACGCATTGCCGTGCCGCGTACCATTTTGAGACATTGAGCCAGTCGAGTCGCCCTTAGCTCTGGGTCAGAGCACTGGGTAACGGCATTGCCCGGCCACGTGCGTGCGAACCCATCGTGATATCTGGGTTATAATGTAGTAATTACCTACGCAGACGTGCCGACCTATCCCCCGCTTGAGAGAGATTCCATCGCACCGCATCGCGTCGCGTCGTGCATCGGCCCTCCGCGCGTTCCCCCCGGTGTTCTCGTCCTGACAAGATCGAGCTAATGGtactcaatatatatatatatgtatatccacGAATATTGTTTGTCTTTCTTTCATGTCCGAGAACGCACGCGTCATTAGGATGATTTGGATATCGTACGTCGGCAATTTCGCGTTAATTCTTTTACTTCGAAACTTAAATTCTTAATATACTTAATGCGCTTGTGTGTACGCTTAATACGCTTTGCACGTTGATATCTATGCAACACGATggctttttagaaaaatttttaatttcactcatataaaaaaatgtaaacactCACCCCCTTCAGTAAGAGACAGGCTATGATGTAAATGTATAACTGCATATCGTGCATTATTCACAGTGAAACACTAGTCGTATCGCTAAAAAAGAATggtgattataataaaatagtttaatgtattatatagcACAGCATGCTTGAAATAAATTCTCGCGTATTGTTACGCCAATCGattctttaacaaaaaaaacaaaaaaaaaacacatacaGCATTTGCGCAAAAGCAGTACATTTTAAAGCAGAcgattttaaaatcttaacGGAAACTATTGTGAATGTATGATGACATACCTGACGATAATCGTATAATTAAGAGAATGTTTCTTTACAGCAAATCGCGATAACAGTCTTGAACAATCTTCTTTTTTGTTGGGGTAATCTGTGTTCACTCGATACAACAACCTGTAATGATAATTTGTtcagttttacaaaatttttaatcagagAGAAACcttaaaagaaagaagaacgAGCTTTGCGAAGATCACAAAACAGACGCCAGATAAGCGTCATTACTGTTAACTTGTTGCTCATTTCCGCCACGTTAGTTGTAAAGGATGCGTTTATAAGACAGTTGTTGAATTCACGTTTCGCTCATTTCGCTCTTTGATCGCCAATTATCAGACAACATGTTTGCCTCGCGCAACCACTAGGCCACCTGTCCCAAATTCCTCCCGAATGTCCGGGTTTTCGCTCCGTTACCTTGTTGTAAGTACAGTCTCAGCCTCACGGTCTCACCATCTATTAATGCGAGTCAAATTTACTAAATTCGCAAAAACACGCGTACAAGCGTACACGCAAATTTCACACGTAGCTTTAATCGAGAATAATACGCTACACTTATACAAGCTGCTCAgtaaattatcttattatagaaatttattaataataacttgtATCTTTTACACAATTCCAAATAAGctatcagaaaataattttatcacaagcacacacacacacacatcattatcattatcatcatatatacatatgccattagctgaaaaaaaaagacctAATTAATATGTCACTGATTTGTCACATCGATATACCGCATACATATTCTGCACACAAAACGAAAAAagtctgattttttttcttactttcttctttcttctcgaGACcacaaaataactaattacacaaaaaatgtatcaatactttgaaattagttttacttaaatttaataaaatacatatttatcgaAGCATTTATTAGATGTAAATTGAGATGCAAATAAAAGAGGCAATCACGTATATAAATGCAGagtaaataaacttttatatcgCGAGTAAGCACTAATACATCTAATGCTTCATTCGTCTTGCGTTTTCGTTACGAGAATAAACGCAGCGAAAATGCttctttatacataatatgcaCAACGTGTTTGACGCAAATCTTACTTTGCCTCATCTAAACTAATCgtacttgaaatttaacaAGTGACGTttatagaacaaaaaaattgtttctctgattacaatatttattatttattaaacatatcttgaattttcaaattaaaaatctatctataaaattgaaaactttgCCGTTTCAGTAATGTAATGGCAAATAACGCGACCTCTTTCCGACACGCGCACGAAAGAGAAAAGCCGGAGACGATATGCAAAATGTCTGTGCAGCCGGTGCTCAAGTGGCATGTTTGACGTCCTATGAATGTAGGCAAGTAGGCTCCTGCCGATCAACGTTCGACCGTATGCGAACGCACGTGGAGTCCAAGTCAAAAGAACGTACCGGTTAACCAGGCGCGGCCGTCGGCTATTCGTCCAATTTGCGTGCCTGATACTTTGTACGACATATTgcagcatttaaaatttaatatgcgCATTGCAGCGCCAATTTGAACAATTTCCTTAAAATCGTTTTATTTACGGACTGATAACAAAGGAATTACTAACAAATAcgttgatatataatatttgaatagaaCACGTGTTCacaatctaataaattttttaaatcaaatatattcaaCATCGTAATCAATCAACCAAAAGTTGGTTGGATTGCGTAGAATCAACTCGAGTAAAAATTCTAAAGAGACAGCCGTTCTGAGAAGAAATTACAGAGTCGTTAGCTCATATCATATGTTGGATGTTTTATTCCGTTTTTGTAATTTGTGTCGCGACACCTGTTTCTTCTCTTACAAGTTACCTACATTCGAATAAAAATCACTGCCAGCTATTTACACGTCTCCCGTTTCGTGTTAACCATGGAACCGGGTATGCTGAAGAGATGTGGCATGGTGCCAAATACATATAACGGTTCCATCAATGTAGTAATTCCAAAGTCGGGCATTCGCATAATGAGCTCCTAATAGCGATCTATATGGAATAAATATAGTGGCTTCTCTATTGTCTTgtcctctttttcttcttattccTGCTTCCAGAGACTTGTCAAGACGTAAATAATACAcacgtaatattatttaacatttgaaAGAAAGTTATACACAGATAGGCATATTGATGAATTTCTGTTACCCACGTTGCCTGTGATTCACGTCAGACTTTACAAGTATCTTCTATCCAATATCTATTACTCGTgccacttttcttttttttagtttgaGTATATAACAATTACTCGCGTTTGCGAGTATACCATAATTGGCCAATACCATAATTAGTAATCTCGTTAATAAGTTGAAATCAAGCGTTACgcggaatatattttaatcatggCGATGCATCTATTAGTATCAataacaatagaaaaatgcATAACAGACGCGCGATCTGTATTACTGTATTACGTTTTGCTTGTTCGCGATATGGCAATTGCAAGGTAATCAAGTGTAACGAGGTAGCTCGATGACTCGATTGTTTCTTTGCGCACTTGTGAGCTAAAACAGCTATACGCTTCAGATTGATCGCACACGCGTATATCGAATCCTACTCTACTACTAGTATATGTACGTATTAGCGAGATACACAGCGTAGCAAAGTTGtacattaatttgttaaaaaatcaataaatagaaatttatacaaaatattttaacggcGGAAtgtaatgttacaaataataacaaCTCATGCACTCTTGGTTTTTTGTAAGCCTTACAATTGTTTAACAGTAATAACAAATCAGTGTCAAATGATACATGCCTACTAACTGTCATTaatatgagagagagagagagagagagagagagagagagagagagaatgcatcaacttttttctttaataaacatGCGAGTTCGTACGTAtcgtaaaaatttcacaatcgCACTTCTTTCGACATGCTTTACATTTCATTGAATCTTGTTTAGATACaatcaatgcaaaataatgcattttttatattaatgctcgtgcaattttaatttaattttaattgatgctGCAAACAATTGTTTATCGTTACATATTTGTTAGATTTATCTCCGATAGATTTGGTAAATAGATCTCCGGTTGCATTGCATGAGAATGACGACACATTAATATTGATGATGAATTTACATTGCCGCGGTTATAATGACAGACTAAAGAAAGaccataataattttgcaagagTTTGTGCCAATATCATGAAACATATATGTTGGATTACACGTTATTTCGCCGGAGGGTATGTTTAATAGAATGGAAACGGTCACCCCCCACGGTTTTGCGGCCGACTATATCGTAGTGAATCTTGTACAACGCAACGTATAATTTCTCTCAATAAGCCTTGCGTTCCGGCC
The nucleotide sequence above comes from Linepithema humile isolate Giens D197 chromosome 4, Lhum_UNIL_v1.0, whole genome shotgun sequence. Encoded proteins:
- the dy gene encoding uncharacterized protein dy, with translation MHDMQLYIYIIACLLLKGLARAEEVEVVEAISGEDNRNENSALNRQDNELNNSDQLALDTIVDKDTGGNHYKLGGLRGHPLLPPNRGALGLPRPHHNVAYHGPPPPLPPSKVQSQAMDKIYTTGGGITTAVGVEPWPVSTPDMPKIVSLDVKCEKNLMKVYLGFDKPFYGIVFSKGHYSNVNCVHLPEGLGRTSVNFEISIHTCGTAGNTENGLYGYGAESGSGTYFENIIVVQYDPQVQEVWDQARKLRCTWHDLYEKSVTFRPFPVDMLDVVRADFAGDNVGCWMQIQVGKGPWASEVSGLVKIGQTMTMVLAIKDDDSKFDMLVRNCMAHDGKRAPIQLVDQRGCITRPKLMSRFTKIKNFGASASVLSYAHFQAFKFPDSMEVHFQCTIQICRYQCPDQCSESSSLLDNQGLLENHHHHSPTNVGHPDVGGYGLPPSIPLPLEAYLQAAAGRPRDERRRKSREIAHNPQKAVGVNRIIRVVSTGDLTFSIGDESIGGELNGPTMVFPQRYENTSSSTMICMTTPGFAITLIVLLAVLFFSCVLSAYLFMRLRPFSTKAKKTAAFNAEQNGATKKSSRTCFYS